In Macaca thibetana thibetana isolate TM-01 chromosome 8, ASM2454274v1, whole genome shotgun sequence, one DNA window encodes the following:
- the LOC126960839 gene encoding cytochrome b-c1 complex subunit 7: MAGKQAVSASGKWLDGIRKWYYNAAGFNKLGLLRDDTMYEDEDVKEAIRRLPENLYNGRVFRIKRALDLNLKHQILPKEQWTKYEEENFYLEPYLKEVIRERKEREEWAKK, translated from the exons ATGGCTGGCAAGCAGGCGG TTTCAGCATCAGGCAAGTGGCTGGATGGTATTCGAAAATGGTATTACAATGCTGCAGGATTCAATAAACTGG GGTTATTGCGAGATGATACAATGTACGAGGATGAAGACGTAAAAGAAGCCATAAGAAGGCTTCCTGAGAACCTTTATAATGGCAGGGTGTTTCGAATTAAGAGGGCACTGGACCTGAACCTGAAGCATCAGATCTTGCCTAAAGAGCAGTGGACCAAATATGAAGAG gAAAATTTCTACCTTGAACCGTATCTGAAAGAGGTTATtcgggaaagaaaagaaagagaagaatgggCAAAGAAGTAA